One window of Phocoena phocoena chromosome 13, mPhoPho1.1, whole genome shotgun sequence genomic DNA carries:
- the ZBTB14 gene encoding zinc finger and BTB domain-containing protein 14, translating into MGTEFFISMSETIKYNDDDHKTLFLKTLNEQRLEGEFCDIAIVVEDVKFRAHRCVLAACSTYFKKLFKKLEVDSSSVIEIDFLRSDIFEEVLNYMYTAKISVKKEDVNLMMSSGQILGIRFLDKLCSQKRDVSSPDENNGQSKSKYCLKINRPIGDAADTQDDDVEEIGDQDDSPSDDTVEGTPPSQEDGKSPTTTLRVQEAILKELGSEEVRKVNCYGQEVESMETPESKDLGSQTPQALTFNDGMSEVKDEQTPGWTTAASDMKFEYLLYGHHREQIACQACGKTFSDEGRLRKHEKLHTADRPFVCEMCTKGFTTQAHLKEHLKIHTGYKPYSCEVCGKSFIRAPDLKKHERVHSNERPFACHMCDKAFKHKSHLKDHERRHRGEKPFVCGSCTKAFAKASDLKRHENNMHSERKQVTPSAMQSETEQLQAAAMAAEAEQQLETIACS; encoded by the exons ATGGGTACT GAGTTTTTCATCAGTATGTCTGAAACCATTAAATACAATGACGATGATCATAAAACTCTGTTTCTGAAAACCCTAAACGAGCAGCGCCTGGAAGGAGAATTTTGCGATATCGCGATTGTGGTGGAGGATGTCAAGTTCAGGGCGCACAGGTGTGTCCTTGCCGCCTGCAGCACCTACTTTAAAAAGCTTTTCAAGAAGCTTGAGGTCGATAGCTCTTCAGTAATAGAAATAGATTTTCTCCGTTCTGATATATTTGAAGAGGTCCTGAATTACATGTACACGGCAAAGATCTCTGTGAAAAAAGAAGATGTTAACTTAATGATGTCATCGGGTCAGATTCTCGGTATCCGATTTTTGGATAAACTCTGTTCTCAGAAGCGGGACGTGTCCAGTCCCGACGAAAATAACGGCCAATCCAAAAGCAAGTACTGCCTCAAGATCAATCGCCCCATTGGAGATGCTGCTGACACTCAGGATGATGACGTGGAGGAAATCGGAGACCAAGATGACAGTCCCTCGGATGACACGGTAGAAGGCACCCCCCCAAGTCAGGAGGACGGCAAGTCGCCCACGACGACGCTCAGGGTCCAGGAAGCGATCCTGAAAGAGCTGGGGAGTGAGGAGGTGCGGAAAGTCAATTGCTATGGCCAGGAAGTGGAATCCATGGAGACCCCCGAGTCCAAGGATCTGGGATCCCAGACCCCTCAAGCCTTAACATTTAACGATGGGATGAGTGAAGTGAAGGACGAACAGACGCCAGGCTGGACCACAGCTGCCAGCGACATGAAGTTTGAGTACCTGCTGTACGGCCACCACCGGGAGCAGATCGCCTGCCAGGCCTGCGGGAAGACGTTTTCGGACGAGGGCAGGCTGAGAAAGCACGAGAAGCTGCACACGGCCGACCGGCCCTTCGTCTGCGAGATGTGCACCAAGGGCTTCACTACCCAGGCCCACCTGAAGGAGCACCTGAAGATCCACACGGGCTACAAGCCCTACAGCTGCGAGGTGTGCGGCAAGTCGTTCATCCGCGCCCCGGACTTGAAGAAGCACGAGCGGGTCCACAGCAACGAGCGGCCCTTCGCCTGCCACATGTGCGACAAGGCCTTCAAACACAAGTCCCACCTCAAGGACCACGAGCGCAGGCATCGGGGCGAGAAGCCCTTCGTGTGCGGCTCCTGCACCAAGGCCTTCGCCAAGGCGTCGGATCTGAAACGGCACGAGAACAATATGCACAGCGAGCGGAAGCAGGTCACCCCCAGCGCCATGCAGAGCGAGACGGAGCAGCTGCAGGCGGCGGCCATGGCCGCGGAGGCCGAGCAGCAGCTGGAGACCATCGCCTGCAGCTAG